Proteins encoded together in one Erinaceus europaeus chromosome 11, mEriEur2.1, whole genome shotgun sequence window:
- the LOC132541484 gene encoding PRAME family member 20-like has translation MNYNNPSSLLQLTIQSLLKDDNLAISSLKDIPDALLPSLFLEAHIQGCYKTLKAIVLIWPFERLPLGSLVHDRAPENPSFKAVMDGIDVLIKQKVSPRKYSRFLYAVSCCDIKEVGIHCTLPFSTLGMLANLLGMLSNLKRLVVCIKIPTATTPEKRRWRLLSINNFTSECSQLLHLQELYLESPSFLKDHLHCQFRCFNTSLEVFSLTNCRFRKKNIDSCVLMPMYQSTKGPVSEGSPLTSVSKCLPSLLEVNAATLQHLDLGLCGLQDPQLEALLPALSSCSQLSSLSLHGNRLSVHGHPGKAAKLYLGHQQVKTRALSSPSGEFQPTGSFAACNI, from the exons ATGAACTACAACAATCCATCCAGTCTCCTACAACTGACCATCCAGAGCCTGCTGAAGGATGACAACTTGGCTATCTCTTCCCTGAAGGACATACCTGATGCACTCTTACCCAGTCTGTTTCTGGAAGCACATATTCAAGGATGCTATAAGACCCTGAAGGCCATAGTGCTGATATGGCCCTTTGAAAGACTCCCTCTGGGATCCCTGGTTCATGACAGGGCTCCTGAGAATCCAAGTTTCAAAGCTGTGATGGATGGAATTGATGTCCTGATCAAGCAGAAAGTTTCCCCCAG AAAGTATTCCAGGTTTCTGTATGCTGTGTCATGCTGTGACATCAAGGAGGTGGGAATCCATTGTACCTTGCCATTCTCCACCCTGGGCATGCTTGCTAACCTGCTGGGCATGCTGAGTAACCTCAAGAGACTGGTGGTCTGCATCAAGATTCCTACTGCAACCACCCCAGAAAAGAGAAGATGGAGGTTGCTGTCTATCAACAATTTCACATCTGAATGCTCCCAGCTACTTCATCTTCAAGAGCTGTACCTGGaatctccctccttcctcaagGACCATCTGCACTGTCAGTTCAG gtGTTTTAATACCTCCTTGGAGGTCTTCTCACTCACTAACTgcagatttagaaaaaaaaatattgactcaTGTGTTCTGATGCCCATGTATCAGTCAACTAAAGGACCTGTGTCTGAAGGGAGTCCCTTAACCTCTGTCAGTAAGTGCCTGCCATCTCTGCTGGAGGTAAATGCAGCCACCCTCCAGCACCTGGACCTGGGTCTGTGtggcctccaggacccccagcttgaggccctgctccctgccctgagCAGCTGCTCCCAGCTCAGCTCCCTCAGCCTGCATGGGAACCGCCTGTCTGTCCATGGCCACCCTGGAAAAGCTGCTAAGCTGTACCTTGGGCATCAGCAGGTTAAAACTAGAGCTCTATCCAGCCCCTCTGGAGAGTTTCAGCCCACAGGGAGTTTTGCAGCCTGCAACATTTAG